The uncultured Desulfuromonas sp. genome has a segment encoding these proteins:
- a CDS encoding transglutaminase family protein, with protein MRYRVQHITRYSYSDPVQLCRNEAFLMPRQTPYQQCLDSRLTIDPQATDLHERLDFFGNRVNHFAVQNPHEELTISATSELDVAFDPDDYQRADAVAWENARLCCHQLNETLNCTPFLCESPLIACSRDLAAYALPSFTPDRPISEATEDLMQRIYHDFTYDAEFTDVSTPLPDVLQHRRGVCQDFAHVAIGCLRSIGLAARYVSGYIETVPPPGQERLVGADASHAWFAVYVPSIGWLDFDPTNNQKPHEQHITVAWGRDFSDVSPLKGVALGGGHHQVHVSVDVARLPDNGVRSRT; from the coding sequence ATGAGATACCGCGTCCAACATATCACCCGCTACAGTTACTCGGATCCGGTGCAACTGTGCCGTAATGAGGCGTTTCTGATGCCACGCCAGACACCGTATCAACAGTGTCTGGACAGCCGTCTTACCATCGACCCGCAGGCCACGGATCTGCATGAACGGCTGGACTTCTTCGGCAACCGGGTCAACCATTTTGCCGTGCAGAACCCCCATGAGGAGCTGACCATCTCAGCCACCAGTGAGCTCGACGTTGCATTCGATCCCGATGATTATCAACGGGCCGATGCCGTCGCCTGGGAGAATGCCCGGTTGTGTTGCCATCAGCTTAACGAAACCCTCAACTGCACGCCGTTTTTGTGTGAATCACCGTTGATTGCCTGCAGTCGTGACCTGGCCGCCTATGCCCTGCCGTCGTTCACGCCTGATCGCCCGATCAGCGAAGCCACTGAAGATCTCATGCAGCGCATCTACCATGATTTTACCTACGATGCCGAATTCACCGATGTCAGCACGCCACTGCCCGACGTGCTGCAGCATCGGCGTGGGGTGTGTCAGGATTTTGCCCATGTTGCCATCGGCTGCCTGCGTTCTATTGGTTTGGCCGCCCGTTATGTCAGTGGTTATATCGAAACCGTGCCGCCGCCGGGTCAGGAACGCCTGGTGGGGGCCGATGCGTCCCATGCCTGGTTTGCGGTCTATGTGCCGTCGATCGGCTGGCTTGATTTTGATCCCACCAATAACCAGAAGCCACACGAACAACATATTACCGTGGCCTGGGGTCGGGATTTTTCCGATGTGTCCCCGCTAAAAGGAGTCGCACTGGGGGGCGGTCATCACCAAGTGCATGTCTCGGTTGATGTCGCCCGCTTGCCGGACAACGGCGTCCGCTCCCGTACCTGA
- a CDS encoding circularly permuted type 2 ATP-grasp protein — protein MRQHPLPLPQQADPFPVDHFSALTAADTPVPEHWQQLMEFLTRLGEKRLAKRCKEAERLLKENAAIHNVFNSPESSRSWQFDPIPAIFGADEWRQLEQGLIQRAELLNGVLRDIYGPQTLIKEGILPAELVFAQHDFLYPCNGLLNTESPLSLYTPDLAKGIDGRYWVLSDCTNACLGEGYALESRLIMSRSFPQLFEPFQVHRLAMYFVALRKRLSQLSPQQDHEPSIILFTPGPDHPSFFEHAYLASYLGVPLVQGGDLIVRDAKVWLKSVDGLRQVDVIMRRVDDNLCDPLELRGDSLFGVPGLLEAVRSGQVAVVNPIGSRAVENPALMAFLPAICKHWRNEELQLPSVATWWCGQPEECNYVLDHLNALVLRPIHPMPGLPRSVPGKLTRKEQQHWRHLILARPHLFIGQQLIKLATFPTFEEDQIVPRQGISTFYLTARQDSYVAMPGGLTRVHEKSTSLVANTEGGKIKDTWVLTDERDKQVNLWLQAHPNQLLRPVFMPLPSRSAENLFWAGRYAERTEQTCRLLRSILGKLYEVNEFRDPDDQLSLHHLLRALTRVTQTYPGFIGDDAQRNLKDPRGELLSLACNTQRIGSLRTSLVSLGQAAYVVRDLLPEDAWRIIDHLRQNWHPRITKSQIGSGRLLKSVDQLIGHLAALSGLTSENMSRETAWQLLNIGRRIERALNLIALLQATLVPCQQDSTEAQIREAVLSTCNSLMVFRRRYRSFMQLSLILELLILDENYPRSLAYQLHQLHKHICALPHNPTSITPHEDQQLIDEALEELTRTNAKKLAGRAEGEDEYPLLRVFLDGQQQRLDQLSDTLMQLYFSPSVALQQLGSAPLEAKS, from the coding sequence GTGAGACAACACCCGCTTCCTTTACCTCAACAGGCCGACCCCTTTCCCGTCGACCACTTCAGCGCCCTGACGGCAGCCGATACCCCTGTGCCGGAGCACTGGCAACAGCTGATGGAGTTTCTCACCCGCCTGGGTGAAAAACGTCTGGCCAAGCGCTGTAAGGAAGCCGAGCGCCTGCTCAAGGAAAACGCCGCCATCCACAATGTGTTCAACTCGCCGGAATCCTCGCGCTCGTGGCAATTTGATCCGATCCCGGCCATTTTCGGCGCGGATGAATGGCGGCAATTGGAGCAGGGGCTCATTCAGCGGGCCGAATTGCTCAATGGCGTCCTACGCGATATTTATGGGCCACAGACGCTGATCAAAGAGGGAATTCTCCCCGCGGAGCTGGTGTTTGCCCAGCATGATTTTCTCTATCCGTGTAACGGTCTGCTCAACACGGAGTCCCCCTTAAGTCTCTACACCCCGGACCTGGCCAAGGGAATTGACGGCCGTTACTGGGTGCTGTCCGACTGCACCAATGCCTGCCTCGGCGAAGGTTATGCTCTGGAAAGCCGCCTGATCATGTCACGCAGCTTTCCGCAACTGTTTGAGCCGTTTCAGGTCCACCGCCTGGCCATGTATTTTGTCGCCCTGCGCAAACGGCTCTCCCAGCTGTCACCACAACAGGACCATGAGCCGTCCATTATTTTGTTTACCCCCGGCCCCGATCATCCGTCCTTTTTCGAACATGCCTATCTGGCCTCGTATCTCGGTGTGCCGCTGGTTCAAGGCGGTGACCTCATTGTCCGCGACGCCAAAGTGTGGCTGAAATCGGTGGATGGTTTGCGTCAGGTGGATGTCATCATGCGCCGTGTGGACGACAACCTGTGTGATCCGCTGGAGTTACGCGGCGATTCGCTGTTTGGGGTGCCCGGACTGCTTGAAGCGGTGCGCAGCGGCCAGGTGGCGGTGGTCAATCCCATCGGCAGCCGGGCTGTGGAGAATCCGGCGCTGATGGCCTTTTTGCCGGCGATCTGCAAACACTGGCGCAATGAGGAATTACAGCTGCCGTCCGTGGCCACCTGGTGGTGCGGCCAGCCTGAGGAATGCAATTACGTCCTCGACCATCTCAACGCGTTGGTGTTGCGACCGATCCACCCCATGCCCGGACTGCCGCGTAGTGTGCCGGGCAAACTGACCCGTAAAGAACAACAGCACTGGCGGCACCTGATCCTCGCCCGCCCCCATCTGTTTATCGGCCAGCAGCTGATCAAGCTGGCCACGTTCCCGACCTTTGAAGAGGACCAGATTGTGCCGCGCCAGGGCATCTCGACCTTTTATCTGACCGCCCGGCAAGACAGTTATGTGGCCATGCCCGGCGGCCTGACCCGCGTCCACGAAAAAAGCACCAGCCTGGTGGCCAACACCGAAGGCGGCAAAATCAAGGACACCTGGGTGCTGACCGACGAGCGTGACAAGCAGGTCAACCTGTGGTTGCAAGCCCACCCCAACCAGTTGCTGCGCCCGGTGTTCATGCCGTTGCCGAGCCGCAGTGCCGAAAATCTGTTCTGGGCCGGACGCTATGCCGAACGTACCGAACAGACCTGCCGGCTGCTGCGCTCGATCCTCGGCAAACTTTACGAGGTCAACGAGTTCCGTGACCCCGATGATCAGCTGAGCCTGCATCATCTGCTGCGTGCCCTGACTCGTGTCACCCAGACCTATCCCGGTTTCATTGGCGATGACGCCCAGCGTAACCTCAAAGACCCGCGCGGCGAACTGCTCTCTTTAGCGTGCAACACCCAACGCATCGGCAGTCTGCGCACCTCACTGGTCAGCCTCGGTCAGGCCGCCTATGTGGTACGCGACCTGCTGCCGGAGGATGCCTGGCGGATCATCGATCATCTGCGTCAGAACTGGCATCCGCGCATCACCAAATCGCAGATCGGCAGCGGACGTCTGTTAAAAAGCGTTGACCAGCTCATCGGCCACCTGGCGGCGCTCAGCGGGTTGACCAGTGAAAATATGTCGCGAGAAACCGCTTGGCAGCTGCTCAACATCGGCCGACGCATCGAACGGGCGTTGAATCTGATTGCTCTGTTGCAGGCCACCCTGGTACCGTGCCAGCAGGATTCCACCGAAGCGCAGATTCGCGAGGCCGTCTTGTCGACCTGCAACAGCCTGATGGTGTTCCGGCGTCGCTACCGCTCGTTCATGCAGCTGTCGCTGATCCTTGAACTGTTGATTCTCGACGAGAACTATCCGCGTTCACTGGCCTATCAACTTCATCAGTTGCATAAACACATCTGTGCCCTGCCGCACAACCCGACCAGTATCACTCCCCATGAGGATCAGCAACTGATTGACGAAGCGCTTGAGGAGTTGACGCGCACCAACGCGAAAAAACTGGCCGGCCGCGCCGAGGGGGAAGATGAATATCCGCTGCTGCGCGTGTTCCTCGATGGCCAGCAACAACGCCTTGATCAACTGTCCGATACGCTGATGCAGTTGTATTTCTCGCCAAGCGTGGCGCTGCAGCAACTGGGCTCGGCTCCTCTGGAGGCCAAATCATGA